From Borrelia puertoricensis, the proteins below share one genomic window:
- a CDS encoding virulence associated lipoprotein — protein sequence MKHKLAITFTIITLIITTTCKSNFGENSELEKALKKAKYAKQEALKILKTQTTSTDNELNRQKKLIIAILKNKTTRAKYTLKIHKNDIWRENNDPYGMNEQGQAFHVAKNSDNDEIYSSDRNKTARKLIYLAFEHRLPAITNFGKILNKLAESADTNTNHAPNEYDIKTEYNIFIENILSEAKKYAHNYFEFALIPLYEKQDKLSSLSLETLNNLKDKFDELQKIRDTCKMYAETIYNDFKNDKDQIKSNAAKLKNYISQNYKQKFLNSFAKTETLANEIKEILDTI from the coding sequence TTGAAGCACAAATTAGCTATAACGTTTACTATAATCACTTTAATTATCACTACCACCTGCAAATCGAATTTTGGAGAGAACTCAGAATTAGAAAAAGCACTAAAGAAAGCAAAATATGCAAAGCAAGAAGCCTTAAAAATCTTAAAAACGCAAACAACAAGCACAGATAATGAACTTAACAGACAAAAAAAACTTATAATAGCCATATTAAAAAACAAAACTACAAGGGCCAAATATACATTAAAGATACACAAAAATGATATTTGGAGAGAGAATAACGATCCATACGGAATGAATGAGCAAGGCCAAGCATTTCATGTAGCTAAGAATAGCGATAATGATGAAATTTATTCAAGTGATCGCAATAAAACTGCTAGAAAACTAATTTATTTAGCCTTTGAGCACCGCCTACCAGCCATTACAAATTTTGGAAAAATCCTAAATAAATTAGCAGAGAGTGCTGATACTAACACTAATCATGCACCAAATGAATATGACATCAAAACAGAATACAATATTTTCATAGAAAACATCCTATCAGAAGCAAAAAAATATGCACATAATTACTTTGAATTTGCATTAATACCACTGTATGAAAAACAAGATAAACTGAGTTCGCTAAGTTTAGAGACCCTAAACAACCTTAAAGACAAATTTGATGAACTTCAAAAGATAAGAGATACTTGCAAAATGTACGCAGAAACAATTTACAATGATTTTAAGAATGACAAAGATCAAATTAAAAGTAATGCTGCCAAACTAAAGAATTATATAAGTCAAAACTATAAACAAAAATTCCTAAACTCCTTTGCAAAAACAGAAACATTAGCTAATGAGATTAAAGAAATTTTAGATACAATATAA
- a CDS encoding virulence associated lipoprotein: MQRVYMMICMLGLLSLMLACPAGSNFLREERGSHSGIRNDNNLLTLLKMGEERVAKVSSEERVAKVSNTPEEQAYGALLENLNKLKASLNYQPEGFNRSQFDNIFQVWFDSQGFKKERDDEDKVYASLNRDVETLSNLQIVVDNLASAGKQVVEFTIAMKLLDNLKSSAEYISEVINDNGSILSRDNLLALRASNNIVDMQDIKNILEIMLSIRNNLIERIKIMLRGAAGLATMKVLAQANIQALIFHLDKIIEEDGFLYKSIFSTSKPVLGLRGLRDLMRIRVDKLGH, encoded by the coding sequence ATGCAAAGAGTATATATGATGATTTGTATGTTGGGTTTGTTGAGTCTAATGCTAGCTTGTCCAGCAGGTAGTAATTTTTTAAGAGAGGAGAGGGGGAGTCATTCAGGTATTAGAAACGATAATAATTTATTAACCTTATTAAAGATGGGTGAAGAGAGAGTTGCTAAAGTGAGTAGTGAAGAGAGAGTTGCTAAAGTGAGTAATACACCAGAAGAGCAAGCTTATGGTGCATTACTTGAAAATTTGAATAAACTTAAAGCTTCATTGAATTATCAGCCCGAAGGATTTAATAGATCTCAGTTTGATAATATATTTCAAGTTTGGTTTGATTCTCAAGGTTTTAAAAAAGAGAGAGATGATGAGGATAAAGTTTATGCTAGTTTAAATCGAGACGTTGAAACTCTCAGTAACTTGCAAATAGTAGTAGATAACTTGGCAAGTGCAGGTAAGCAAGTTGTAGAATTTACTATTGCTATGAAATTATTGGATAATTTAAAGAGTAGTGCGGAATATATAAGTGAAGTTATAAATGATAATGGTTCAATTTTAAGTAGAGACAATTTATTAGCACTTAGAGCCAGTAATAATATAGTAGATATGCAGGACATTAAGAATATTTTAGAGATAATGTTATCAATACGTAATAATTTGATAGAAAGAATTAAAATAATGCTACGGGGAGCAGCAGGGTTAGCCACTATGAAAGTATTAGCACAAGCTAATATTCAGGCATTAATCTTTCATCTTGATAAGATTATTGAGGAAGATGGATTCCTTTATAAGAGTATTTTTTCTACTTCTAAGCCAGTTTTAGGGTTGCGAGGATTGAGAGATTTAATGAGAATACGAGTTGATAAGTTAGGACATTAG
- a CDS encoding complement regulator-acquiring protein, with protein MSPKTKNNFNIKTNLTNQIKNKVDTALILIEKHSSDIIKEPVKQLGIQCTIFDEIHYHKTMHSLDKIYPINKEKIKLFHASLNYNTIRLKWLGEILIQMQANNTKKGNELYKSILDTGREYSQKSFEALINQINIERDKLILLNVDQLKDIINNLDTIKNLRTSWISFIDDIINDYRTDTNIKNNSIKLIEHITTKYKKIEDKINGIKDIAHKTKKILKKIKHQYYINKQIHQNKIR; from the coding sequence ATGAGCCCAAAAACAAAAAACAATTTCAACATAAAAACAAATTTAACAAACCAAATAAAGAATAAAGTCGACACTGCCCTAATTTTAATAGAGAAACACTCATCAGATATTATCAAGGAACCTGTAAAACAACTTGGAATACAATGTACAATCTTTGATGAAATTCACTACCATAAGACAATGCATTCATTAGACAAAATATATCCCATCAACAAAGAAAAAATAAAGTTATTTCACGCATCTCTAAACTATAATACAATAAGATTAAAATGGCTGGGAGAAATTCTTATTCAAATGCAAGCTAACAATACTAAAAAAGGTAATGAACTTTATAAGTCGATCTTAGACACAGGAAGAGAATATTCGCAAAAATCATTTGAAGCGCTCATAAATCAAATCAATATAGAAAGAGACAAGCTAATTCTTTTAAATGTTGATCAACTAAAAGACATTATAAACAATCTTGACACAATTAAAAATTTAAGAACAAGTTGGATATCATTTATCGATGATATTATTAATGATTATAGAACCGACACAAACATTAAAAATAACAGCATAAAATTAATAGAACATATAACCACTAAATACAAAAAAATAGAAGATAAAATTAATGGCATCAAAGATATAGCTCACAAAACTAAAAAAATTTTAAAAAAAATAAAGCACCAATATTATATTAATAAACAAATTCATCAAAATAAGATAAGATAA
- a CDS encoding CRASP family complement regulator-acquiring lipoprotein — MQKVCMLVCIFGVLVLRCAVTEKASVGMNSSGMHRLSGYTGYIGSLAPSTPPPSRSRYPQVVTSYDALNIRLSALKASYNDNRDTFLPMKALFESSIFNEFEVNFNDDGRDDVYASLRYEVADITNLKTVIKTLTSYTDQSSRDCALSLLYRLRASAMYIREIMDENEGILNQANLNVLQHSNNLSGLNLLNSYLDEMLRLRNIVVDMAKGMLEMAVKVLGNANIQLELDPITSAQGKLKEIINSGTKLSLRDLRTKIEITVNNLRLQVLRGQW; from the coding sequence ATGCAAAAAGTATGCATGTTAGTCTGCATATTTGGGGTTTTAGTATTAAGATGTGCAGTAACTGAAAAAGCTTCAGTTGGCATGAATTCGTCTGGTATGCACAGACTCTCAGGATATACAGGATATATTGGATCATTAGCACCATCTACACCACCCCCATCTAGATCAAGATATCCACAAGTAGTTACATCTTATGATGCATTAAACATAAGATTGTCTGCTCTTAAAGCTTCTTATAATGATAATCGTGATACCTTTTTGCCAATGAAGGCTCTATTTGAAAGTAGTATATTTAATGAGTTTGAGGTGAATTTTAATGATGATGGAAGGGATGATGTTTATGCGAGCCTAAGGTATGAGGTTGCAGATATTACAAACTTAAAAACAGTGATAAAAACTTTAACATCTTATACCGATCAGTCTAGTAGGGATTGTGCTTTGAGTTTATTATACCGTTTAAGGGCTAGTGCGATGTACATTAGGGAGATTATGGATGAAAATGAGGGTATTTTAAATCAAGCCAATTTAAATGTGTTGCAACATAGCAATAATTTAAGTGGACTCAATTTACTTAATTCTTATTTAGATGAAATGTTAAGATTGAGAAATATTGTAGTAGATATGGCTAAAGGTATGTTGGAGATGGCAGTTAAAGTGTTAGGTAATGCAAACATTCAACTTGAACTTGATCCGATTACTAGTGCCCAAGGTAAGCTTAAAGAGATCATTAATTCTGGTACAAAACTAAGTTTGAGAGATTTACGAACAAAAATTGAAATTACAGTTAATAATTTAAGGTTGCAAGTTTTAAGGGGACAATGGTAG
- a CDS encoding collagen-like triple helix repeat-containing protein gives MCGMYVLIVLLFMIMGCTGSVGPQGPQGPQGVAGKNGKDGVQGPQGPRGLEGRVGVPGLPGLPGLDGASSSELIRTKCMNFSNLYSANKDQFDSNLVNIPFNHMIGTESTFVGFDDPVVQDNLYAGMDYNQGYATALKSVIDKLLLSPSKPDMIGAAKRLLNVIRDIGAYVGDVVDRNRANVILSSHTLGRVIATKRQYFLLDLIFLLDTMFLLRFSLIKDIHSILTSVKDLQDVERIKDALSPIISLGSSINVRVYGQTGSSLEGLKAEIERQVQ, from the coding sequence GTACTGGTTCAGTGGGCCCACAGGGTCCACAAGGTCCACAAGGAGTTGCAGGCAAAAATGGTAAGGATGGGGTTCAAGGTCCACAAGGGCCAAGAGGATTAGAGGGCCGTGTGGGTGTGCCAGGTCTGCCAGGTCTGCCAGGTCTGGACGGAGCTAGTAGTTCTGAATTGATAAGGACAAAATGCATGAATTTTAGCAATTTATATTCTGCTAATAAAGATCAATTTGATTCTAACTTAGTTAATATTCCATTTAATCATATGATTGGTACTGAGAGTACATTTGTTGGTTTTGACGATCCTGTTGTACAGGATAATCTTTATGCTGGTATGGATTATAATCAAGGTTATGCTACAGCCTTAAAATCTGTAATAGATAAATTATTACTTTCTCCTTCTAAGCCTGATATGATTGGAGCTGCTAAAAGGCTTCTGAATGTTATAAGGGATATTGGAGCTTATGTTGGTGATGTTGTAGATCGGAATAGAGCAAATGTAATTTTGAGTAGCCATACTCTAGGTAGAGTTATTGCAACCAAAAGGCAATATTTTCTTCTTGATCTTATTTTTTTGCTAGATACAATGTTTCTTTTGAGGTTTAGCTTAATAAAGGATATTCACTCAATATTAACTTCAGTAAAAGATTTGCAAGATGTTGAAAGAATTAAAGATGCTTTATCGCCAATTATTAGTTTAGGCTCAAGTATTAATGTAAGAGTTTATGGGCAGACTGGAAGTAGCTTAGAAGGTTTAAAAGCTGAGATTGAGAGACAGGTTCAGTAA
- a CDS encoding complement regulator-acquiring protein: MRNNILNNTFITFVLIAFILVGCNSDRTLAKTQYHTNSQANTNQSDDKPSELKINKEHAQDNLKEIKDVKSKEDNKKAALIAEIIQKVQTSIALINGYKNNIEDDDQYGMKWGIFRFLKDSENGKTINSAENKHIRKQFYLSLEWKKDTLTKFATIIKDNTDNLAKIILVTGINYSQEYFEWIINIIHNKKDNLQTLTLQELKDIKNKLAQIENLRKKWIDTINNIITEYEANNDMQNNNQKFIQHVNSKYSSIFKTEIPNIQVLSHDIEKILK; encoded by the coding sequence ATGAGAAACAATATTTTAAATAACACTTTTATTACATTTGTTTTAATAGCATTTATACTAGTCGGATGTAACTCAGATAGAACACTTGCAAAAACACAATATCACACAAACTCTCAAGCAAATACAAATCAAAGCGATGACAAACCATCTGAACTTAAAATAAATAAAGAACATGCTCAAGACAATCTAAAAGAAATTAAAGATGTAAAGTCAAAAGAAGATAACAAAAAAGCAGCATTAATAGCTGAAATAATACAAAAAGTTCAAACCAGTATAGCTTTAATAAATGGATATAAAAATAATATTGAAGATGATGATCAATATGGAATGAAATGGGGAATATTTAGATTTTTAAAAGACAGTGAAAATGGCAAAACAATAAATTCTGCTGAAAATAAACATATAAGAAAGCAATTTTATTTATCCTTAGAATGGAAAAAAGATACACTTACAAAGTTTGCAACAATCATAAAAGATAACACTGATAATTTAGCAAAAATAATATTAGTAACAGGAATAAATTATTCTCAAGAATATTTTGAATGGATAATTAATATAATACACAATAAAAAAGATAATCTTCAAACTTTGACACTGCAAGAATTAAAAGACATCAAAAACAAACTTGCGCAAATTGAAAACTTAAGAAAAAAATGGATAGATACTATTAATAATATTATTACTGAATATGAAGCTAATAATGACATGCAAAATAACAATCAAAAATTCATACAACACGTAAATTCTAAGTATAGCTCAATATTTAAAACTGAAATTCCTAACATTCAAGTATTATCTCACGATATTGAAAAGATTCTAAAATAA